A single Oryzias melastigma strain HK-1 linkage group LG24, ASM292280v2, whole genome shotgun sequence DNA region contains:
- the LOC112157709 gene encoding hormonally up-regulated neu tumor-associated kinase homolog — MPAAAVKPTSEDLEGEEDSGQGRLSLPSVRVSRELLRSFPHSKRVGSYLVGRMINKGSFAKVMEGLHIGTGEKVAIKVIDKKKARQDSYVLKNMKREPRIHQMIQHPHIVVLLETLETENSYYMAMELCAGGDLMDRICEKKRLEEREVRRYTRQILSAVEHLHKHGIVHRDLKIENFLLDEHNNIKIVDFGLSNTLRTDSVPLELLSTQCGSPAYAAPELLAHRKYGPKVDVWSIGVSMFAMLTGTLPFTVEPFNIKHLHQKMVNGEISSIPADISKGAVSFVMSLLEPDPEKRPTVREAMEQKWVNEGYNKKPLHSVSHKNRLGPEDLNSSVLTYMTETLGYSSSEVTHVLTSNKPSSIMANYHLLLGKLGRCHKGAKAAKTEPAHDKSSKPPGRPLRVQQTSESPRKGRRTEDLHGKDQEEVDENCPPSPHLPRLPRSTSPSLPLRVPSPSPAALSTEGGATDEVAITVETRESLFPEVSVFAGRVHLSPPKSSASKLCDSAPCQVPPYGDPSKDGPTQHPIRTTQSDGATNPDCFHDHQGAAHPLSFNQRLEKLQTFYSSEKNAVSPRILQEAAAPSSDRGRLNDTTQPSPSALLPRLRNVGLKDGRGRKAPWVGLNRPGPPRLLINGSRPPAFLPQKQDRGKRKELSAGEEGAKRNPVQLRSSLHRRAANMNLPLLPAALQGKADRKSQLRNMEY; from the exons ATGCCAGCCGCTGCAGTGAAGCCCACCTCGGAGGACCTGGAAGGAGAGGAGGATTCGGGTCAGGGGAGACTTTCTCTACCGTCGGTGAGAGTCTCCAGGGAGCTGCTGAGGAGCTTCCCTCACTCCAAGAGAGTGGGCTCCTACCTGGTCGGGAGGATGATCAACAAAGGCTCGTTTGCCAAAGTGATGGAGGGGCTGCACATCGGCACAGGGGAGAAG gTTGCCATCAAGGTGATTGACAAAAAGAAAGCACGGCAGGACTCCTATGTCCTGAAAAACATGAAGAGGGAACCTCGAATTCATCAGATGATTCAACATCCTCATATCGTCGTTCTTCTGGAG ACTCTGGAGACAGAGAACAGTTACTACATGGCCATGGAGCTCTGTGCAGGGGGGGACCTGATGGACAGGATCTGTGAGAAGAAGAGGCTGGAGGAGCGGGAGGTCCGGCGCTACACTCGACAGATCCTATCAGCAGTGGAACACCTGCACAAGCATGGCATCGTGCACAG AGACCTCAAGATTGAAAACTTTCTTCTGGATGAGCACAACAACATCAAGATTGTAG ACTTTGGCTTAAGCAACACTCTGAGGACTGACTCGGTCCCTCTGGAGCTCCTCAGCACTCAGTGCGGCAGTCCGGCCTACGCCGCCCCCGAGCTGCTGGCTCACAGGAAGTATGGACCGAAAGTGGACGTATGGTCCAT AGGTGTGAGCATGTTTGCGATGCTGACAGGAACTCTGCCCTTCACTGTTGAGCCTTTCAACATCAAACATCTGCACCAGAAGATGGTGAACGGCGAGATCAGCAGCATCCCTGCAGACATAAGCAAAG gCGCCGTGTCTTTCGTGATGTCGCTCCTTGAGCCGGACCCAGAAAAGAGGCCGACCGTCCGAGAAGCCATGGAGCAGAAATGGGTCAACGAGGGATACAACAAGAAACCTCTGCACTCAGTTTCCCACAAAAACAG GCTGGGTCCAGAAGACCTGAACTCCTCCGTGCTGACGTACATGACGGAGACTCTGGGTTACTCCAGCTCGGAGGTCACACACGTTCTCACCTCCAACAAACCCTCCTCCATCATGGCCAACTATCACCTGCTGCTCGGCAAGCTCGGCAGATGCCACAAAGGGGCCAAAGCTGCCAAG ACTGAACCCGCCCACGACAAAAGCTCGAAGCCGCCGGGTCGACCTCTGAGGGTCCAGCAGACGAGCGAGAGTCCGAGGAAAGGAAGGAGGACGGAGGATCTTCATGGAAAGGACCAGGAGGAGGTCGACGAGAACTGCCCTCCATCACCTCATCTGCCCCGCCTTCCTCGGTCCACCTCCCCATCTCTGCCCCTCCGTGTTCCCTCCCCCTCCCCGGCTGCTCTCTCCACAGAGGGCGGGGCTACAGATGAAGTTGCCATCACTGTAGAGACAAGAGAGTCGTTATTTCCTGAAG TGTCGGTGTTCGCCGGCCGGGTCCATCTGTCCCCTCCCAAAAGCTCCGCATCAAAGCTCTGCGACTCCGCTCCTTGTCAAGTCCCACCATACGGCGACCCGAGCAAAGACGGGCCGACTCAGCACCCCATCAGGACGACCCAGTCAGACGGCGCCACGAACCCCGACTGTTTCCACGACCACCAAGGTGCCGCTCATCCTCTGAGCTTCAACCAGCGGCTGGAGAAGCTGCAGACGTTCTACTCCTCCGAGAAGAACGCCGTCTCTCCCAGAATCCTCCAGGAGGCCGCCGCGCCCTCCTCAGACAGAGGGCGCCTGAACGACACGACGCAGCCCTCCCCCTCCGCTCTGCTCCCTCGCCTCCGCAACGTGGGACTGAAAGATGGGCGGGGACGGAAGGCGCCGTGGGTGGGGCTGAACCGACCCGGGCCCCCTAGACTTCTAATCAACGGGTCAAGACCTCCAGCTTTCCTCCCGCAGAAGCAGGACAGAGGGAAGAGGAAGGAGCTGTCTGCAGGAGAAGAAGGAGCCAAGAGGAACCCCGTTCAGCTCCGTTCATCCCTGCATCGCCGCGCCGCCAACATGAACCTGCCGCTGCTTCCTGCAGCGCTGCAGGGAAAGGCGGACCGAAAGAGTCAGCTCCGGAACATGGAGTACTAA